From Cellulosimicrobium sp. ES-005, one genomic window encodes:
- a CDS encoding PQQ-dependent sugar dehydrogenase yields the protein MLVPLTIGGASAHPGHEQDSTAVTAAADAEAALDWDSYEKVLLSKNTGEPIDLAVLPDSRVLHTSRDGVVRLTDSATGLTTQIAKLDVYANSEDGLQGISLDPNFEENHYLYLVYAPRVMEGTSPSGVEYPETTPSGSAPNSLPAGEDESYWDRWLGYNQLSRFTWDPATDSIDLSTERAILKVDAQRGQCCHVGADMAWDADGNLFLSTGDNTPAGTPGADGYAPNNNAPGMNPGFDDRRGAGNTNDLRGKILRINPIEDLAPGTEVGPGSTYTIPEGNLFDDPQYDDVQDLVRNETYVMGLRNPFRIDYDIESGALVWGDYGPDAANANPNRGPMGYVEWQLTTEPMNGGWPYCHGPNANYNEWDFATQTPGEWFDCEAGAKNNSTWNTGLDVLPPATAPQVYYGDRPGDQPELLDPLVELGGGGQAPMGGPIFRSADYPDAPGKFPAYWDGKPFMAEFSQDYVVAFTLDELSSAGQVTAVEDFLPNAHLETVNQPIWDNVMDMEFGPDGTMYVLEYGDGFFRQNPDAGLYRITYGSDNKTPRPAISASPTSGGDAPLEVTFDASGTSDAETPNAGLTFDWDFNSDGVYDAQGETVTHTFTERGQFNVQLRVTDEGGKFGLAIQQITVGNTAPEITLSQPDGAIFNWGDAVPYTVSVHDAEDGDTPVCRNIQYTFGLGHNTHAHPEVSGRAADTEAGCGFTIQTSPDAVEHGEGEKIFGTLVVTYNDQAQGTVPSIRGEATHILKPQAQQAEWYDAAEGVEVVEDPAAHAGRYVTSFDAGDSFTYQPLALVHAPTGEAIDEITVRGSGEGTVTLSWQAEGSESAEPLADFAFTGAGWQDVTKTLGSVPEGSGSIVVTTTGGVDVDQLSFAVGDGTTEPVTIPVEKVSMQLFSLSSWSRQIGWEGVYDRLGEIGFQNVEPFGSNFSGLTAEQARAQFDAAGLRVPSSHYTVNEGTFDATLAYVKTLGQEYVGSGGFPSPGIGGGLENVLATADAMDRLGERSVANGTGKLFGHNHDQEFNTKYEYNGELTSAWEILVAETNPEYVAFELDTAWAANAGVDVPALIDKYADRIELLHIKDATNLNAGGRPTFTNLGEGDMPLQDILRAGLDADVAYFVMEYDGSPANDVFSVEGFEYLTGIPAGADTPEVDVTVEPRCMAGKVYVAVRALNADDSALDVAIETPFGSKTFEDVAPGKNAYQSFNARATEIEAGEVTVTVTDPDGATDTVTAAYDARSCS from the coding sequence GTGCTGGTACCGCTGACCATCGGCGGCGCCTCGGCCCACCCCGGGCACGAGCAGGACAGCACCGCGGTCACCGCCGCCGCGGACGCCGAAGCGGCTCTCGACTGGGACAGCTACGAGAAGGTGCTGCTGAGCAAGAACACCGGTGAGCCGATCGACCTCGCCGTCCTGCCGGACTCGCGGGTCCTCCACACCTCGCGCGACGGCGTCGTGCGCCTCACCGACTCCGCGACGGGCCTGACCACCCAGATCGCGAAGCTCGACGTCTACGCGAACTCCGAGGACGGGCTCCAGGGCATCTCCCTGGACCCGAACTTCGAGGAGAACCACTACCTGTACCTGGTCTACGCGCCCCGCGTCATGGAGGGCACGTCGCCCTCCGGCGTGGAGTACCCGGAGACGACCCCGTCGGGCAGCGCGCCGAACTCGCTTCCGGCGGGCGAGGACGAGAGCTACTGGGACCGCTGGCTCGGGTACAACCAGCTCTCGCGGTTCACGTGGGACCCGGCGACCGACTCCATCGACCTCTCCACCGAGCGCGCGATCCTCAAGGTCGACGCGCAGCGCGGCCAGTGCTGCCACGTGGGCGCGGACATGGCGTGGGACGCCGACGGGAACCTGTTCCTGTCCACCGGTGACAACACGCCGGCGGGCACGCCCGGCGCCGACGGGTACGCGCCGAACAACAACGCCCCGGGCATGAACCCGGGCTTCGACGACCGTCGCGGCGCGGGCAACACCAACGACCTGCGCGGCAAGATCCTGCGGATCAACCCGATCGAGGACCTCGCCCCCGGCACCGAGGTGGGCCCGGGGAGCACGTACACGATCCCCGAGGGCAACCTCTTCGACGACCCGCAGTACGACGACGTCCAGGACCTCGTGCGCAACGAGACCTACGTCATGGGGCTGCGCAACCCGTTCCGGATCGACTACGACATCGAGTCCGGCGCGCTCGTGTGGGGTGACTACGGCCCCGACGCGGCGAACGCCAACCCGAACCGCGGCCCCATGGGCTACGTGGAGTGGCAGCTGACGACCGAGCCGATGAACGGTGGCTGGCCGTACTGCCACGGCCCGAACGCGAACTACAACGAGTGGGACTTCGCGACGCAGACGCCGGGCGAGTGGTTCGACTGCGAGGCCGGGGCGAAGAACAACTCCACGTGGAACACGGGCCTCGACGTCCTGCCGCCGGCGACGGCGCCGCAGGTCTACTACGGCGACCGCCCCGGCGACCAGCCCGAGCTGCTCGACCCGCTGGTCGAGCTCGGCGGCGGCGGTCAGGCGCCCATGGGCGGGCCGATCTTCCGCTCCGCCGACTACCCGGACGCGCCGGGCAAGTTCCCCGCGTACTGGGACGGCAAGCCGTTCATGGCGGAGTTCTCGCAGGACTACGTCGTCGCCTTCACGCTGGACGAGCTGTCGTCGGCCGGTCAAGTCACCGCGGTCGAGGACTTCCTGCCCAACGCGCACCTGGAGACGGTCAACCAGCCGATCTGGGACAACGTCATGGACATGGAGTTCGGCCCCGACGGCACGATGTACGTGCTGGAGTACGGCGACGGCTTCTTCCGCCAGAACCCCGACGCGGGCCTGTACCGGATCACCTACGGCTCCGACAACAAGACCCCGCGCCCCGCGATCTCCGCGTCCCCGACCTCGGGCGGGGACGCGCCGCTCGAGGTGACCTTCGACGCGTCCGGGACCTCGGACGCCGAGACCCCGAACGCGGGCCTGACCTTCGACTGGGACTTCAACTCCGACGGCGTGTACGACGCCCAGGGCGAGACGGTGACCCACACGTTCACCGAGCGCGGCCAGTTCAACGTGCAGCTGCGCGTCACCGACGAGGGCGGCAAGTTCGGTCTGGCGATCCAGCAGATCACGGTCGGGAACACCGCTCCGGAGATCACGCTGAGCCAGCCCGACGGCGCCATCTTCAACTGGGGCGACGCCGTCCCGTACACCGTCTCCGTGCACGACGCGGAGGACGGCGACACCCCGGTGTGCCGCAACATCCAGTACACCTTCGGGCTGGGCCACAACACGCACGCGCACCCCGAGGTGAGCGGTCGGGCCGCGGACACGGAGGCCGGCTGCGGCTTCACGATCCAGACCAGCCCGGACGCCGTCGAGCACGGTGAGGGCGAGAAGATCTTCGGCACCCTCGTCGTGACCTACAACGACCAGGCGCAGGGCACCGTCCCGTCGATCCGCGGCGAGGCCACCCACATCCTCAAGCCGCAGGCGCAGCAGGCCGAGTGGTACGACGCGGCCGAGGGCGTCGAGGTCGTCGAGGACCCGGCGGCGCACGCCGGGCGCTACGTCACCTCGTTCGACGCGGGCGACTCCTTCACCTACCAGCCGCTGGCGCTCGTCCACGCGCCGACGGGCGAGGCGATCGACGAGATCACCGTCCGCGGCAGCGGCGAGGGCACCGTCACGCTGAGCTGGCAGGCCGAGGGGTCGGAGTCCGCCGAGCCGCTGGCCGACTTCGCCTTCACGGGCGCGGGCTGGCAGGACGTCACGAAGACCCTGGGCAGCGTGCCCGAGGGGTCGGGCTCGATCGTCGTGACGACCACCGGCGGCGTCGACGTCGACCAGCTCTCGTTCGCCGTGGGCGACGGCACCACCGAGCCGGTCACCATCCCGGTGGAGAAGGTCTCGATGCAGCTGTTCTCGCTCAGCTCGTGGAGCCGCCAGATCGGCTGGGAGGGCGTCTACGACCGCCTGGGCGAGATCGGCTTCCAGAACGTCGAGCCCTTCGGGTCGAACTTCTCCGGCCTCACGGCCGAGCAGGCTCGTGCCCAGTTCGACGCGGCCGGTCTTCGTGTCCCGTCCTCGCACTACACCGTGAACGAGGGCACCTTCGACGCGACCCTCGCGTACGTCAAGACGCTGGGCCAGGAGTACGTGGGCTCGGGCGGCTTCCCGTCCCCCGGCATCGGCGGGGGCCTGGAGAACGTGCTGGCCACGGCCGACGCCATGGACCGTCTCGGCGAGCGTTCGGTCGCGAACGGCACCGGCAAGCTGTTCGGTCACAACCACGACCAGGAGTTCAACACCAAGTACGAGTACAACGGTGAGCTGACCTCCGCGTGGGAGATCCTCGTGGCGGAGACGAACCCCGAGTACGTCGCCTTCGAGCTGGACACGGCCTGGGCGGCGAACGCCGGCGTGGACGTGCCGGCGCTGATCGACAAGTACGCGGACCGCATCGAGCTCCTGCACATCAAGGACGCGACCAACCTCAACGCGGGTGGGCGTCCGACGTTCACCAACCTCGGTGAGGGCGACATGCCGCTGCAGGACATCCTGCGGGCCGGTCTCGATGCGGACGTGGCGTACTTCGTCATGGAGTACGACGGCTCGCCGGCGAACGACGTGTTCTCCGTCGAGGGCTTCGAGTACCTCACCGGCATCCCCGCCGGTGCGGACACCCCGGAGGTCGACGTGACGGTCGAGCCGCGCTGCATGGCCGGCAAGGTCTACGTCGCGGTGCGTGCGCTCAACGCGGACGACTCCGCGCTGGACGTCGCGATCGAGACGCCGTTCGGCAGCAAGACCTTCGAGGACGTGGCCCCGGGCAAGAACGCCTACCAGTCGTTCAACGCTCGTGCCACGGAGATCGAGGCCGGTGAGGTGACCGTCACGGTCACCGACCCGGACGGAGCGACGGACACGGTCACGGCCGCGTACGACGCGCGGTCGTGCAGCTGA
- a CDS encoding 5'/3'-nucleotidase SurE, whose protein sequence is MTARTLRRALLAGSAALAAAFVAALGPASASTVPDGPLEGLRIVISNDDSMQNSRPNGSDGEGLYELRKVFCDAGADVVVVAPWGYQSGAGTAVTNSGTFHMQEADTLPERYAADCGDAPSQGAVFGVCQPIDGRCTPESRSATPVDTVKLAVRGGLQHVLGWTERPDLVLSGINSGPNLGSSVNDSGTAGAALSALSVNTPGFAISASATGADHQAVYERTARFAVRYVEEVVRQDALTTEYVTNINFPRLTADQSPAGVVVAPVGTGTTARHSYNPSGERSFTVGLSGCQAGDTTCVAETRPDADYLMNRAGYITVTPLTPDRTHLAATPEIGSVISELSTVAVRASATGRCIAGTAYVAALVRNDDTVPLDVTLSTPFGERSVSDVQPGAAAYQSFSSRSRSVEAGTSRLTASGDGRSVEVDVDYAAVAC, encoded by the coding sequence ATGACCGCACGTACTCTTCGACGCGCCCTGCTGGCCGGATCGGCGGCCCTCGCGGCAGCCTTCGTCGCCGCGCTCGGCCCTGCCTCTGCGTCGACCGTCCCGGACGGCCCCCTCGAGGGTCTCCGGATCGTCATCTCCAACGACGACTCCATGCAGAACTCCCGGCCGAACGGCTCCGACGGGGAGGGGCTGTACGAGCTGCGCAAGGTCTTCTGCGACGCCGGTGCCGACGTCGTCGTGGTCGCGCCCTGGGGTTACCAGAGCGGGGCCGGGACCGCGGTGACGAACAGCGGCACGTTCCACATGCAGGAGGCGGACACGCTCCCCGAGCGCTACGCCGCAGACTGCGGCGACGCGCCGAGCCAGGGTGCCGTGTTCGGGGTGTGCCAGCCGATCGACGGGCGGTGCACGCCGGAGTCGCGCAGCGCCACCCCCGTCGACACGGTCAAGCTCGCCGTCCGCGGCGGCCTGCAGCACGTGCTCGGGTGGACGGAGCGCCCCGACCTGGTGCTGTCCGGCATCAACTCCGGACCCAACCTCGGCTCGTCGGTGAACGACTCCGGGACGGCGGGGGCCGCCCTGTCCGCCCTGTCCGTCAACACCCCCGGCTTCGCGATCAGCGCGTCGGCGACCGGCGCGGACCACCAGGCGGTCTACGAGCGGACCGCGCGGTTCGCCGTCCGGTACGTGGAGGAGGTCGTCCGGCAGGACGCGCTGACCACCGAGTACGTCACGAACATCAACTTCCCGCGTCTCACGGCGGACCAGAGCCCGGCCGGCGTCGTCGTCGCCCCGGTGGGCACCGGCACGACCGCGCGCCACTCCTACAACCCGAGCGGCGAGCGGTCCTTCACCGTCGGCCTCAGCGGGTGCCAGGCCGGCGACACCACGTGCGTCGCGGAGACCCGTCCCGACGCCGACTACCTCATGAACCGGGCCGGCTACATCACCGTCACGCCGCTGACGCCCGACCGCACCCACCTCGCCGCGACGCCCGAGATCGGCTCGGTCATCAGCGAGCTGTCGACGGTGGCGGTACGGGCCAGCGCGACCGGCCGCTGCATCGCCGGGACCGCGTACGTCGCGGCGCTCGTCCGCAACGACGACACCGTGCCCCTCGACGTCACTCTCTCGACGCCGTTCGGGGAGAGGTCCGTGAGCGACGTCCAGCCCGGTGCCGCCGCGTACCAGTCGTTCAGCTCCCGGTCGCGCTCCGTCGAGGCCGGCACGAGCCGGCTCACGGCCTCCGGCGACGGTCGGAGCGTCGAGGTCGACGTCGACTACGCCGCCGTCGCCTGCTGA
- a CDS encoding SDR family NAD(P)-dependent oxidoreductase translates to MSDGRVVVVTGAARGIGRAAAVAFAGAGYRVAGADIAALASPAMDYAPADPEDLAETGRLVEEAGVEWLPVVFDQRDRAAVRAGFAQVVERFGGVDVVFANAGVQGFASLLDMSDELWDDQIDINLTGTANVVRASAPLLIERGGGRIIITSSTQGQHGTLGGAGYSASKWGLIGLMKSAALDLGEHGITVNAVIPGLVDTALTRHEDRYAQIIRAGGHEPTGDVAQDEQTAAEAQRAKLPLGVPWVEPEDVAPLVVFLASDEARMVSGTSFAVTGGDSANITA, encoded by the coding sequence GTGAGCGACGGACGAGTGGTGGTCGTCACCGGGGCGGCACGGGGGATCGGTCGCGCTGCGGCGGTCGCGTTCGCGGGCGCCGGATACCGTGTCGCCGGAGCCGACATCGCGGCGCTGGCGAGCCCGGCGATGGACTACGCCCCCGCTGACCCCGAGGACCTTGCCGAGACCGGCCGCCTCGTCGAGGAAGCCGGGGTCGAGTGGCTCCCGGTGGTCTTCGACCAGCGTGACCGGGCGGCCGTCCGCGCCGGGTTCGCCCAGGTCGTCGAGCGGTTCGGGGGCGTCGACGTGGTCTTCGCCAACGCCGGCGTGCAGGGCTTCGCGTCGCTGCTGGACATGAGCGACGAGCTCTGGGACGACCAGATCGACATCAACCTCACCGGGACGGCGAACGTCGTGCGGGCCTCTGCACCGCTGCTCATCGAGCGCGGCGGCGGGCGCATCATCATCACCTCGTCCACGCAGGGCCAGCACGGCACGCTCGGGGGCGCCGGCTACTCGGCGTCCAAGTGGGGGCTGATCGGGCTCATGAAGTCCGCGGCGCTCGACCTCGGTGAGCACGGCATCACCGTCAACGCGGTGATCCCGGGACTCGTCGACACCGCGCTGACCCGTCACGAGGACCGCTACGCGCAGATCATCCGCGCCGGCGGGCACGAGCCCACCGGAGACGTCGCCCAGGACGAGCAGACCGCCGCGGAGGCCCAGCGTGCCAAGCTCCCCTTGGGGGTGCCGTGGGTCGAGCCGGAGGACGTCGCACCGCTGGTCGTGTTCCTCGCCTCCGACGAGGCGAGGATGGTCAGCGGTACCAGCTTCGCCGTCACTGGCGGCGACAGCGCCAACATCACCGCATGA
- a CDS encoding GTP-binding protein, producing MPFSSPSASEATPDVPSDAGDPRVALSVLATIDPVLRDSTVFGLVVGAPRVVALRHDIRAAEDALRRVVVDATGVIEDEVVPLEHACLSCAVREDAVPTLRRLADDGRWDHVVLALPVAAESLPVVRALAAQTTPGGELERLRLATVLAVADVDTLEHDLLDDDLVSERGVGLTEDDQRAVGEVLAAQLEHADLVVTTGDVATAATGSGLVDRLRGVGTRRVDGLHALVADDLARYTHDPAAGERRAHPLGARGPLPRRDEPSGDRSWTIELWSARPFDPERLLRRIEDLGTGRVRSRGVFHVANRPDSLCAWDGAGGQLCIGTLGTWDDATTAEGRPVEPHTRVVIVGATAAGDADDDGGRRRLLDAFRDVLATPDELADGGLRWLGRTDVLAPWLGARSDAV from the coding sequence ATGCCCTTCTCGTCACCCTCTGCGTCGGAGGCCACGCCCGACGTTCCCTCCGACGCCGGAGACCCGCGCGTCGCGCTGAGCGTCCTGGCGACGATCGACCCCGTGCTGCGCGACAGCACGGTGTTCGGGCTCGTCGTCGGGGCGCCGCGCGTCGTCGCGCTCCGGCACGACATCCGGGCCGCCGAGGACGCGCTGCGGCGCGTCGTCGTGGACGCCACCGGCGTGATCGAGGACGAGGTCGTGCCGCTCGAGCACGCGTGCCTGTCGTGCGCCGTGCGGGAGGACGCCGTCCCGACGCTGCGCCGGCTCGCCGACGACGGCCGCTGGGACCACGTCGTCCTCGCGCTGCCCGTGGCTGCGGAGTCGCTGCCGGTCGTGCGGGCGCTCGCCGCGCAGACCACCCCCGGCGGCGAGCTCGAGCGCCTCCGTCTCGCTACCGTCCTCGCCGTCGCCGACGTCGACACGCTCGAGCACGACCTGCTCGACGACGACCTCGTCTCCGAGCGCGGCGTCGGGCTGACGGAGGACGACCAGCGGGCGGTCGGCGAGGTGCTCGCCGCCCAGCTCGAGCACGCCGACCTCGTGGTGACGACCGGTGACGTCGCGACCGCGGCCACCGGGTCCGGGCTCGTCGACCGCCTCCGCGGCGTCGGCACCCGGCGGGTCGACGGGCTGCACGCGCTCGTGGCCGACGACCTCGCCCGGTACACGCACGACCCCGCCGCCGGCGAGCGCCGCGCCCACCCCCTCGGCGCGCGGGGTCCGCTCCCCCGGCGCGACGAGCCGTCCGGCGACCGGAGCTGGACGATCGAGCTGTGGTCGGCCCGGCCGTTCGATCCCGAGCGCCTGCTGCGCCGGATCGAGGACCTCGGCACCGGCCGGGTCCGGTCGCGTGGGGTGTTCCACGTCGCGAACCGCCCCGACTCGCTGTGCGCGTGGGACGGCGCGGGCGGCCAGCTCTGCATCGGCACCCTCGGCACCTGGGACGACGCCACGACGGCCGAGGGGCGGCCTGTCGAGCCGCACACGCGCGTCGTGATCGTCGGGGCGACGGCCGCGGGCGACGCGGACGACGACGGCGGTCGCCGCCGGCTCCTCGACGCGTTCCGCGACGTGCTGGCGACGCCCGACGAGCTCGCCGACGGCGGCCTGCGCTGGCTCGGCCGCACCGACGTCCTCGCGCCCTGGCTCGGCGCCCGCAGCGACGCCGTGTGA
- the rpmB gene encoding 50S ribosomal protein L28 — MSAVCQVLGTAPGFGHAISHSHVRTKRRFDPNIQKKRYWVPSLGRHVTLRVSARGIKTIDRQGIDAVVARILARGEKL; from the coding sequence ATGTCCGCCGTCTGCCAGGTGCTCGGCACCGCTCCCGGGTTCGGCCACGCGATCTCGCACTCCCACGTGCGGACCAAGCGTCGCTTCGACCCGAACATCCAGAAGAAGCGCTACTGGGTGCCGTCGCTGGGTCGTCACGTGACCCTGCGCGTCAGTGCCCGGGGCATCAAGACCATCGACCGCCAGGGGATCGACGCCGTCGTGGCGCGGATCCTCGCCCGAGGGGAGAAGCTCTGA
- the rpmG gene encoding 50S ribosomal protein L33 yields MATRTDLRPVIKLRSTAGTGFTYVTRKNRRNDPDRMVLRKFDPVVRRHVDFREER; encoded by the coding sequence ATGGCTACCCGCACCGACCTCCGTCCCGTGATCAAGCTCCGGTCCACCGCGGGCACCGGGTTCACGTACGTGACCCGCAAGAACCGCCGCAACGACCCCGACCGCATGGTCCTGCGCAAGTTCGACCCCGTCGTCCGCCGCCACGTCGACTTCCGCGAGGAGCGCTGA
- the rpsN gene encoding 30S ribosomal protein S14, whose protein sequence is MAKRSKIARNEQRAAVVARYAERRAELKRVVASPSSSPEEKADAVRELQRQPRDASATRTRNRDVVDGRPRGYLRKFGLSRVRLREQAHRGELPGVTKSSW, encoded by the coding sequence ATGGCGAAGCGGTCAAAGATCGCTCGCAACGAGCAGCGGGCGGCCGTCGTCGCCCGCTACGCCGAGCGTCGCGCCGAGCTGAAGCGCGTCGTCGCGTCGCCGTCGTCCTCGCCCGAGGAGAAGGCGGACGCGGTGCGCGAGCTCCAGCGCCAGCCCCGCGACGCGAGCGCCACGCGCACGCGGAACCGCGACGTCGTCGACGGCCGCCCGCGCGGCTACCTGAGGAAGTTCGGGCTCTCCCGCGTCCGCCTGCGCGAGCAGGCGCACCGCGGCGAGCTGCCCGGAGTCACGAAGTCGAGCTGGTGA
- a CDS encoding type B 50S ribosomal protein L31, with product MKKDIHPVYGPVVYRDKSADFAFLTRSTLAGDHPQGPGVPRETVTWTDGNTYPVVDVEISSASHPFYTGTQRVVDTAGRVEKFRQRYGARGGAQGGGAR from the coding sequence ATGAAGAAGGACATCCACCCCGTCTACGGGCCCGTCGTCTACCGCGACAAGTCCGCCGACTTCGCGTTCCTCACGCGCTCGACCCTCGCGGGCGACCACCCGCAGGGCCCCGGCGTCCCGCGCGAGACCGTGACGTGGACGGACGGGAACACCTACCCGGTCGTCGACGTCGAGATCTCGAGCGCGAGCCACCCGTTCTACACGGGCACGCAGCGCGTCGTGGACACGGCCGGCCGCGTCGAGAAGTTCCGCCAGCGCTACGGCGCCCGCGGCGGCGCGCAGGGCGGGGGTGCGCGATGA
- the ykgO gene encoding type B 50S ribosomal protein L36, whose product MKVRASLRSLKDKPGAKVVRRHGKTFVLNKANPRWKARQG is encoded by the coding sequence ATGAAGGTCCGCGCCTCGCTCCGCTCGCTCAAGGACAAGCCCGGGGCGAAGGTCGTGCGCCGGCACGGCAAGACCTTCGTCCTCAACAAGGCCAACCCGCGCTGGAAGGCCCGTCAGGGCTGA